The Kineothrix sp. MB12-C1 genome includes a window with the following:
- a CDS encoding O-acetylhomoserine aminocarboxypropyltransferase/cysteine synthase family protein, which produces MAKKTRKERNLKFETLQLHVGQEQPDAVTDARAVPIYQTSSYVFHNSEHAAARFALTDAGNIYGRLTNPTQDVFERRIAALEGGVAALAVASGAAAVTYAIENIAQNGDHVVSAKNIYGGTYNLLAHTLPQYGITTTFADPFNYEELENAIQDNTKLIFIETLGNPNSDVVDIEKIAKIAHSHKIPLIVDNTFATPYLLKPLAFGADIVVHSATKFIGGHGTSIGGVIVDGGNFDWAASGKFDILTKPNPSYHGISFTEAVGAAAYVTKIRAILLRDTGAALSPFHAFFFLQGLETLSLRVERHVENALKVVDYLHNHPQVEKVHHPSVSEDEEQKELYAKYFPNGGGSIFTFEIKGDAQKAKDFIDQLELFSLLANVADVKSLVIHPASTTHSQMNEKELAASGIAPNTIRLSIGTEHAEDIIEDLEEAFQAVQ; this is translated from the coding sequence ATGGCTAAAAAAACGAGAAAAGAAAGAAACCTTAAATTCGAAACATTACAGCTTCATGTAGGGCAGGAGCAGCCGGATGCGGTAACCGATGCGAGAGCGGTTCCGATTTATCAGACATCTTCCTATGTATTTCATAACAGTGAACATGCGGCTGCGAGATTTGCGTTAACGGATGCTGGGAATATTTACGGCAGATTAACCAATCCTACGCAAGATGTGTTCGAACGCAGAATTGCAGCACTCGAAGGTGGAGTAGCCGCTTTGGCAGTAGCTTCCGGGGCAGCAGCCGTTACCTATGCGATTGAGAACATTGCGCAAAACGGGGATCATGTGGTATCAGCGAAAAATATTTACGGCGGTACTTATAATTTATTAGCGCATACGTTACCCCAATACGGAATAACGACCACCTTCGCAGACCCATTCAATTATGAGGAGCTGGAAAATGCTATTCAGGACAATACAAAACTTATTTTTATAGAGACCTTGGGCAATCCGAATTCCGATGTAGTAGACATTGAGAAAATCGCAAAGATTGCACATTCTCACAAGATTCCCCTGATTGTAGATAATACATTTGCTACCCCTTATCTGCTGAAACCTCTTGCATTCGGCGCTGATATTGTAGTGCATTCTGCCACGAAGTTCATCGGAGGTCATGGTACTTCTATCGGTGGTGTTATTGTGGATGGCGGTAATTTCGATTGGGCGGCATCTGGGAAATTCGATATTCTGACAAAGCCTAACCCGAGCTATCATGGTATCAGCTTTACGGAAGCGGTAGGAGCTGCTGCCTATGTGACGAAGATTCGCGCAATTTTGCTTCGCGACACAGGAGCCGCATTGTCTCCTTTCCACGCATTTTTCTTTTTGCAAGGGCTGGAAACTCTTTCCCTTCGTGTGGAGCGCCATGTGGAAAATGCATTGAAGGTAGTTGATTATTTGCATAATCATCCTCAGGTGGAAAAGGTACACCATCCTTCAGTATCGGAGGATGAAGAGCAGAAGGAGTTGTATGCGAAATATTTCCCGAACGGAGGCGGTTCCATCTTCACTTTTGAAATCAAAGGAGACGCACAGAAAGCAAAAGATTTCATCGATCAACTGGAACTTTTCTCTTTACTTGCCAATGTAGCTGATGTAAAATCCTTAGTAATTCATCCGGCATCCACTACCCATTCACAGATGAATGAGAAGGAGCTTGCGGCATCCGGCATTGCACCGAATACGATCCGGCTTTCTATCGGCACAGAACATGCTGAGGATATTATTGAGGATCTGGAAGAAGCTTTTCAAGCAGTACAATAA
- a CDS encoding LysR family transcriptional regulator — translation MTLQQLRYAICIANQKSMNKAAAELFITQPSLSSTIRDLEEEIGLQIFLRSNRGIVITPEGEEFLGYARQMIEQYRQMEERFIHRKKFKKKFSVSMQHYTFAVQAFVEMAKEFGMDDYEFAVRETQTYEVIENVRNQKSELGILYINDFNSKALTKIFHDQELEFIDLFQCGIYVFLWQGNPLAQKECINFEDLKDYPCLSFEQGNNNSFYLAEEVFSTYEYKQIIKANDRATMLNLMIGLNGYTLCSGIICEELYQNEYRAIPLNTDERMRIGYIKKRKMPLSILAVKYIEELKKYEKKVL, via the coding sequence ATGACATTACAGCAGCTTCGGTATGCGATATGTATTGCAAATCAAAAGTCCATGAACAAGGCGGCAGCCGAACTGTTCATTACACAGCCGAGTTTATCCAGTACCATACGTGATTTGGAAGAAGAAATTGGTTTACAAATATTCTTGCGTTCGAACCGGGGAATCGTTATTACGCCGGAAGGAGAAGAATTCCTCGGCTACGCAAGACAGATGATAGAGCAATACAGGCAAATGGAAGAACGGTTCATTCATAGGAAAAAGTTTAAAAAGAAGTTCAGCGTATCCATGCAGCATTATACCTTCGCTGTTCAGGCCTTTGTCGAGATGGCTAAAGAGTTCGGTATGGATGATTATGAATTCGCTGTGCGCGAAACTCAGACCTATGAAGTGATTGAGAATGTAAGAAATCAAAAGAGCGAGCTGGGTATTTTATATATAAATGATTTTAATTCTAAGGCGCTGACAAAAATATTTCATGATCAGGAATTAGAATTTATTGACTTGTTCCAGTGCGGAATCTATGTCTTCTTGTGGCAGGGCAATCCCCTCGCACAGAAAGAATGTATTAATTTTGAGGATTTGAAAGATTATCCCTGCCTATCCTTTGAACAAGGCAACAATAATTCGTTTTATCTGGCAGAGGAAGTGTTCAGCACTTACGAATACAAACAGATTATTAAAGCCAACGACAGAGCGACAATGTTAAACCTTATGATCGGGCTGAATGGATATACTTTGTGTTCCGGCATTATTTGTGAAGAATTATATCAGAATGAATATAGGGCAATTCCTTTGAATACGGATGAGAGGATGAGAATCGGGTATATCAAGAAGAGGAAGATGCCGTTAAGTATTCTGGCTGTCAAATATATAGAAGAATTGAAAAAATACGAGAAAAAGGTACTTTAA
- a CDS encoding hydrolase produces the protein MTREEAWNLLTKYNKDQFHLEHAQVVEGVMKYFARKFGYAQEEEFWGNVGLLHDLDFELYPQEHCIKVQEIMRGAGIEERLIHAVASHGYGITVDIEPEHEMEKILYAVDELTGLIGAVVLMRPSKSVQDLEVKSVKKKFKSKGFAAACSREVIQSGADRLGWDLDRLIEETLEALKSFRE, from the coding sequence ATGACAAGAGAAGAAGCGTGGAATTTATTAACAAAATATAATAAGGATCAATTTCATTTGGAACATGCGCAAGTTGTGGAAGGCGTTATGAAATATTTTGCCCGCAAGTTCGGTTATGCACAAGAGGAAGAGTTCTGGGGAAATGTAGGCCTTTTGCATGATTTGGATTTCGAACTCTATCCTCAGGAGCATTGCATTAAGGTACAGGAGATTATGAGAGGTGCAGGAATCGAGGAGCGGTTGATACACGCAGTGGCAAGCCATGGATATGGAATCACAGTGGATATTGAGCCGGAGCATGAGATGGAAAAGATACTATATGCTGTGGACGAGCTGACTGGACTGATCGGTGCAGTCGTATTGATGCGTCCTTCCAAGAGTGTGCAGGATCTGGAAGTGAAGTCAGTGAAAAAGAAGTTCAAAAGTAAAGGCTTTGCGGCAGCTTGTTCCAGAGAAGTCATTCAGTCAGGTGCGGATAGGCTTGGCTGGGATCTGGATAGGTTGATAGAAGAGACACTGGAAGCGTTGAAGAGTTTCAGAGAATAG